The nucleotide sequence CCGCCGTCTTCATAACACATTGCAGAATATTGAACTTTACCATTTACTAAATTTGCGGCATTGTTCACGGTAATGTTCTGAATAAAATCCAAAGCATTTTTTCCTCTTACAAATATTTCACCCATGTGTGAAACGTCAAATACCCCAACAGAATTTCTTACGGCTTTGTGTTCCGCAATAATTGATGAATACTGAATAGGCATTTCAAAGCCCGCAAATTCAACTAGTTTTGCTCCATATTTTTTGTGAGCGTCAATAAATTTTGTTTGTTTCATTTCTTATCCGTTAATTTTTTCCAGTCATTTAAGAAAGTTTCCAACCCGCTTTCAGTAAGCGGATGATTAAATAATTTTTTTATAACATTAAAAGGAATGGTTGCAACGTGTGCGCCGAGTTCCGCAGCTTCAACCAAATGTATTGGATGTCGGATACTTGCAACTAAAACTTGTGTTTGGTAATTATAATTTTTATATATTTTTACGATTTGACTTATCAACTGCATTCCGGAATGACTTATATCATCCAATCTTCCTACAAAAGGACTAATATATGTCGCGCCTGCTTTTGCGGCAATTAAAGCTTGTGAGGCTGAAAAACATAATGTTACATTTGTTTTAATATTTCTTTTAGATAAAGTATTAACCGCTTTAATACCTTCTAAAATTAATGGAATTTTAATAACAATATTAGGATGTATTGATGATAATTCTTCAGCTTCTTTCAGCATTCCGTTGTAATCGGTTGATACAACTTCCGCACTTATTGGACCATCAATAATCTTAACTATTTCATTTAATAATTCTTTAAAATCCCTGCCTTCTTTTGCGACTAATGACGGGTTTGTTGTTACTCCATCCAATAATCCCATTGAAGACGCTTCTTTTATTTCATCTATATTTGCCGTATCTATAAAAAATTTCATCTAAACTCCTTTTATTTCAGTTAGAAAATCACCCCAATTTTTCTCCGTTTTTCTTAGATTTAACTTCAAAATCTTGCGGGTTTAAATGTTCATTTTCTTCTAATTTAATTCTGTAAAAGTGTTTAAGTTGAATTTTATTCAAAGTGGAAAACAATCCAATTTTAAGGTCATTTCTTAAGGATGGATGAACAATTAAAATAAAACTTCTAAATTTACCTTGAGATTTGTACCTTTTGAACCAGCCTTCAATATCATGAATTATGCTTGATCTTTTTGTTAATAATCCCGAACCGTTACAATAAGGACAAACCTCATTAATCGATTGAATAATATTTTGTCTTACTCTTTGTCGTGTAATTTGAACAATTCCAAAATCGGTCATAGGAAGCAGCGCAATTTTAGCTCTGTCCTTTTTAAATTCTTTCTTAAGCTCGTCGTAAATTTTCTTTCTATTCTTTTCTTCTTCCAAATCAATAAAATCTATAACTATTAATCCGCCGATATCTCTTAATCTTAATTGTCTTACAATTTCTCGTGATGCTTCGAGATCTGTTTTTAACGAATTAAGTTCTTGTTCTTTTTTTGCAGCGTAACGTCCGCTGTTAACGTCAATAACTGTCATCGCTTCAGTATGTTCAATTACTATATGTCCGCCGTTGGGAAGCGGCACTTTTCTGCCCATTAATGTTTTTATCTGCTCTTCAATTTTGAAGGTTTCAAAAACCGGCATTCGTGATTTATAAAACTCAACCTTAGAAACCAGCTCCGGCTGAACTAGTTGAATATAATCTCTAATTTCTCTAAATAAGCTTTTTGAATCGATAAAAACTTTTGAAACATCCGGCGTAAATAAATCTCTAATAACGCTCGTTGTTGTTGATAGGTCATTATATAGTAATGTTGGAGGTTTAGATTCTTTAACTTTTGCTTGAATACTTTTCCAACTATTCACTAAATATTTCAAATCACCTTCTAATGTATTTTCTTCCTGTTCTTTTGCGGCGGTTCTAATTATGAGTCCACAGTTATCGGGAAGTATACTTCTGGCTAAAGTTCTGAGTCTTTTTCGTTCCTTAAAATCAGCAATTTTTTTTGAAATTCCGATTTTATTATCAAAAGGTAGCAAAACACAAAATCTTCCAGGGATTGAAATTGAAGAAGTAATTCTTACTCCTTTATTTGCTACAGGTTCTTTAATTATTTGTACAAGTATATCCTGACCTTTATGAAGTTTAGGAACTTGCGGAACTTTTTTTTCTACTTCAACTACTTTATTTTGTTCGGGTTGGTCTTCATCGTCAATACCAATTTCCGTAGTTTCATCATCATCATCAAGCACGTTTTGAAACTCGCGAAATTGATCACCGATATCGGAAAAATGAAGGAAGGCATCGTGCTTCAATCCGATATCAATAAATGCGGCTCTAATACCGGGAAGAACTCTTGCAACTTTACCGAAGTAAATGTTGCCAACCATTCTGCCTTTTTCTGCACTATCCACAAAAAAATCAATTAAAGTTCCATCTTCTGTAATGGCAACTCTATTTTGCGTTGTGGATGAGTTAATTATAATTTCTTTCTGCATACTAACTCGTTTTGCAAAAGTTCTTAATGCACTGCAAACGAAAACAAATTACACATAACTATATCAAATATGGAATAAAATCAATCATTTTAAAATTTCATTGAGTTAAGAATTCATTTAAAGGAATTTTCTTAAGCAAAATGTTTATCAAAAATGCTGAATTTTCTTTTACATATTTCATAATAAGTTACTTAAATCTTTTCTTCCTCTTTTGCCAGCCAAAATAGAACTTTATTATTAAATTTTCTGTTTATGTCTTCCACATCAATT is from Ignavibacteriota bacterium and encodes:
- a CDS encoding Rne/Rng family ribonuclease gives rise to the protein MQKEIIINSSTTQNRVAITEDGTLIDFFVDSAEKGRMVGNIYFGKVARVLPGIRAAFIDIGLKHDAFLHFSDIGDQFREFQNVLDDDDETTEIGIDDEDQPEQNKVVEVEKKVPQVPKLHKGQDILVQIIKEPVANKGVRITSSISIPGRFCVLLPFDNKIGISKKIADFKERKRLRTLARSILPDNCGLIIRTAAKEQEENTLEGDLKYLVNSWKSIQAKVKESKPPTLLYNDLSTTTSVIRDLFTPDVSKVFIDSKSLFREIRDYIQLVQPELVSKVEFYKSRMPVFETFKIEEQIKTLMGRKVPLPNGGHIVIEHTEAMTVIDVNSGRYAAKKEQELNSLKTDLEASREIVRQLRLRDIGGLIVIDFIDLEEEKNRKKIYDELKKEFKKDRAKIALLPMTDFGIVQITRQRVRQNIIQSINEVCPYCNGSGLLTKRSSIIHDIEGWFKRYKSQGKFRSFILIVHPSLRNDLKIGLFSTLNKIQLKHFYRIKLEENEHLNPQDFEVKSKKNGEKLG
- the fsa gene encoding fructose-6-phosphate aldolase, translated to MKFFIDTANIDEIKEASSMGLLDGVTTNPSLVAKEGRDFKELLNEIVKIIDGPISAEVVSTDYNGMLKEAEELSSIHPNIVIKIPLILEGIKAVNTLSKRNIKTNVTLCFSASQALIAAKAGATYISPFVGRLDDISHSGMQLISQIVKIYKNYNYQTQVLVASIRHPIHLVEAAELGAHVATIPFNVIKKLFNHPLTESGLETFLNDWKKLTDKK